The genomic interval gagatacttagccatCAGGGTTGTTCTCTTTTAATCTTGAttttgggcagaaacagcacccccatgatagctagtggggagggtgtggagTGGGCGTCAACTGTTAAACTCCAACCAACTCCCTCCAGTCAGTTAAAAATGACCAGTcccttaaagctgcactagatGCATCTGGAACTGTTAAATGTGATGACCTTTGTATTACTGCACACTCTACACAGTGTTAAATCACATATGGGTAAACagatttgtgtagcagtacacatagtatagtttatatagccaataaaattgaCTTTGAGGTCTGctcccccaccccccaaaaaaatagAACCattgaatcacaatttcaacttattactatactacttatagataaaatagacatctcattgcataattattggcattttaacaattttcaatgaatattatGTGTTTATCTAATAGACAATAATACCCTAGTTACAGCTAGAGCGggttaaacaaaaatatttcccTGATAGATGTCAATTATATGTAGAACAATTTGATATGCACAAATTCCTATTTTCATGCACAGATACAGAGTTAATTACTATGTGTGGACAACTCTCAGATTGACATGAGTGGTAAACATAGGCCAACCCAACCTGGTTTTGAGACTCCAAAACAGGCTGCAAAGAGCCAGCATAGGAAATCGCAAGAATCACATAGGAAGAAACGGAACCAGCGAAGTGACAAGGAAAGCCGTGGTCCAAATTCTAGTGCATTCAAATCAGGTGGCTGCGATCAGAAAAGAGATCAAGAAGAAAGGGATGCCGGTAAGAGAATTGAGTCAGTCTCGCGTAAGAAAAAATCTTACAGACAAAAGACAGAGAGCTATCTTGGTTATCAAGACCCAGATGATGACGACCTGTCTGAACGCTTCCGTGTTGTATCATCGAGAAAAGCAGCCAGACGGAAGACAAAAATGATAACGCCTGCACCTGTCCAGTTCACAAGTGTTAATACCTATCAGTGTCTGGACCTAGATTTGGAGTCTGAAGATACCATACCAGAATCTGACCAATTTGAGGCAATGGGACAGCTGCACATGGAAACCAGTCACTACCCAAACATACCAACTGTTCCCCAACCAGAGATTGAAACTTTCGATGATAAATCAGGCAGAGGAAATGAAAGCCAAGGAGGTGCTTGCTGCAGAGAAATACTTGATGACGAGATGAAATCTAAAGGACAACAAAACACTGAAAACACTCCACCTGAAAACTATCTAGGTCATGGAAGGGACAATGTTCTGCCATGCAAGGAGGATTCCAAGCCAAGGCGCAAAGCCAGGAGACGACAAGGTCATCACAACCAGACAACACACCCTGGACAGCAAAGAAATATCAGAGATGGAGGTAGGAATCACACAATAAGGGAATTACCAGTGTGTGAATACAGGGAGAAAATCCTTGAAGAAATCAAGAAGAACAGGATTACATGTATCCAAGGTGAGACAGGATGTGGGAAGTCAACTATGGTGCCTCAATTTATAATGGATGAAGCTGAAAGAGACAGGTAATTTAAAACtatgttttaattttgaacCGGTTCTCCATAGTGTATAAAGTGTCAGCAGATTTATTGCATACATATAACCATAGACCATCCACCCTTGAGAGTATATgatacaactttaaaaaaatgaaaagtgcTTATAATACATTGACAGTAAAATAAAGTAGGAAGCAAGGGGATATACTGCAAATGTAATTCATGTTGAAAACGCCACACAAAGAAACATAACCAAGGGGGTGAATGACAAAGTCACCGAGTAGTTAAAATGTGTTTACTTTTACTCACCTCTAGTGAGTACAAGTCTGTTTTCATCGACATAGAAATGGTAATTTCTATCCTCACTCCTACATACACCACATAGTAGGGTTTCTGGTTTATATACATTGATTTTGAGGGGACATAGTAAAAAAATTCCAATGCTTTAATTATTCAATACTATCATGACATCATTGCAGGAGTTATACCTTCTCTGCGCATCGGTTGCCATCTAGTAATGAAGTCAATATCATTGTCACACAACCAAGAAGAATGGCAGCCATTTCCTTGGCAAAAAGAGTTGCATCTGAGAGGAAAGAGACAGTTGGTCAGTCTGTTGGCTATAGAATTGGTGGAGAATCAGTGATATCAGATTCTACCAAATTGAGCTATGTAACTTCTGGCCTCTTACTTCAGGTAAAAGCAAATCAGTTGGTTTTATGTTTGTCTTTAATTTCACTAGTTTTGCTATTATGTAGCAGTACAAATTATTTatgctattgttgttgttgtagttgttgtagtactagtagtagtagtagtagtagtagtagtagtagtaatagtagtagtagtagtagtagtagtagtagtagtagtagtagtagttgttgttgttgttgttttgttgttgttgttgttgctgctgctgctgctggtgctgctgctgctgatttATTGTTGCACCTGATGACAAAAACAAGGCTCATTATTAATTGATGTTTTTACATTTACCTAAACAGAGCTTGCTGAATGATCCAAAGTCATTTAAACAGTATACCCATGTGATATTGGATGAAATTCATGAAAGACAAGTTGATGCTGATTTACTTAATCTGGTTGTGAAATTGTTAATGGCTAAACACCCTGACgtcaaaataattgtaatgtcagcAACATTACAAGGAAAGCTTTTCTCAAGGTATGTAACATTATTAATTCCctgttgcccctgacaactcACCACAGTGAGACCTGGTTTGTGTGACATGTGTATTTAAGAAGTGGGGATTCAGTTCATAGGGAATATCATGAAATCATCAGCATGAAGAGACGTGTGGTATTACTCCTTATATTATATCACATGggacatatacatatttttgttaCATAATATTTGTACTTATACATTAATATTTAGCACATAGCTCtaataaaaatgtaatacatagaggttctattcaagtgtctaccccatattttCAGGTGCAATTAGCTTTGGgccattgacctttgacctttacctCCAGGATTAACTGTCCATTTCTTGATGATGTTACAAAGGAACCACACGACATagaaaattcattaaaatgttTAAGATATTACCTTTCTGCTTATGTGACCTTTCTGTTAATTTGACCCTgatcttttttgtcaaaatctaACGATTAGTCATACAAAAGTAAAGCATTTGAAAGCATGTGTTCACTTTTAATGACTCATAATTAATGACATTTACCAATTAAGGATGAACTAATCGAAAGGCTTGTTTTTTGTCccacagaaggcattcagtttatatctcTTTGAAACACAAAAGATGTGAAGTTATTTTAAATTAGACTAAAATAAAACTTGGTAGAAGACTTGagttttatgttgtcattgATGTATGTGCATAATCATATTGATgacatttgaagcttgcattctttaAAATGGTCTTTCGTTAGAAAATAGAACAGTTATAACCaattacacattacaattaaaaGCTAAATCAACAAGATTGATAGGGTATATAagttttatgtatgtatcaaattatttgatattgccttattacagaaaatcattcattatgcaaatgagaaatttcaaaattatcagATAGCTGAACATTGAATCATTGTCACATTTTGTAGGACATTTACACTTTGTTGTCATCAACACATATGatagaatatatatatgaagtttgaagcttgcattttaagatattgcctaattagtGCAACTCATTAATTATTATGCAACTTACTCGTTAAATTCAATGCTACATTAACAAGTTTtgtaacatacacatacagctAGGCAGGTACACACAGAAGGACATCACAATAACATAACCTTTCCTTACAGAGGGTAAAAAGAGGGACGTAAACAATAAAGAATTAATTCTCTTAATATTCGTTTTGTATTTAACAGATATTTTTCCAAGTCGCTTGATGAGATTGTTTCTTACTCTGAATCTGACTCCGAatgtgaatctgaatctgaccaAATTCCGAAGCCAATCTTTGTTGGCAATAAGCGGTACCATGTTGAGGATATATACATTGATGATCTGGTGTCTAACAGTGAATATCTGAATTGGTTGTCAGCAAAGGACATCAATAATCTCGCTGAAGCATGGGTGAGATTCAACCGAGTTTACGCTGAGAGATATTCATCAGAAGAGAATATTCCCTTGCAATTTACACAAACGTTTGAACATGGTAAGTTTATTTTAACAAGCTGTCATTTGTATGCTATGGTGATTATATTGTTGAGTAATCGATTGTGTACTGTTGGCCTCAATTGAAATGGAAATCTACCTATCGACAAATAACGGTTTCAAAATTGTAAAGTGatgtattttgtcaaaaaattgcAACCATTATTAACTCTTCACCTCATACAATCATACGTGAATGGTCTTTCTTCATTTCTTGCAAGGTCTTACAAAAAAGAATGGCAGACAGGAAGGAGAGGACAAACTTACGAAGCTTGCACTTCAGCTCACTAACaactcaaatgaaaatgaacctAGAGCTTCTATCATGAAAGGCTTTCTTGAATTATGCGTAACGCTGGTAACGAATTTTGTAAGACCCGAGGAGAAAATACTGATATTTTTACCAGGTAATTACCCAAATCTTGATTACAGCCTATTGGTAAAGTCAGACTTGCATCTATTATGTTCATAGTGTCAACACCTTATTTgtttcattatattatttatttactgaaaatgaaaatatatcctAGGGGTATATGCATCCAATCACAATGTTCCCATAATTACTTACCATTGACACAGACACAACATTaaagtggacatatggatgaggattgggtatttatgttgaatttttgatttataaaacaattctaccatgtcttcctacttgaaacattggaatgtgaaacaacattgacaaagtctgtgtttgcaactTATTACATTGCAAAAGCTACaacatgtgtaaaatgttattgtacatacaataacacacattttactCATTTATCATGCTTtatcaatgtattgagttacaaaaaatgACTTGCAATATGTTGTTGCTCATTGAGTTCTCAAGTAGAAttttaaacatgataaaattgctttataatttgaaatccaaaataaatacccaatcctcatcagCTTGGCCACTTTAAATCAAATACCGGATACAAGactagaaaaataaatattgaattacaaacacttgaaactgACACACCAAAAAGACAAACATAAAACACTAAAAACTGGCGAAAAATGCCTACAAATTTGTTATGGGCTAAAAATGTCAGTGACAGTGTCCTGGCTAATTAAAAATAAGCTAGGGATGAAGAATGCTTCCTTAATTAAGTTGTCTCActgcattttgaaattttaagttGGTCTACATCTCTCACACTTCAGTTTGCTTTTCCACTATCTCAATCTGTATACTATACggtataaaacaaatattaaaagcAAACTGCAAAACTGTAACTTTTCAAAACACACGGTAAGTGAAGAACTACTAGTAGTACAATATTTTCATGTGTATCTTTCCCTTATTAGGTCTTAGTGCTATCTATgatctgtttgattatttgtggCCATTGGAAGATGGTTATTCTGGTATGGCATGCCCAATCAAGTTGTTTGTGTTGCATTCTCAGGTAAGACAGAACAGATATtaattacagttaaaatgacgttggtttggtgtttcactcataggaCATTACTAGTAcagtttttgacacaaagatagacagatttcaactctagactaaaacttacagagacacaacaaataAGGCATGATCCTttgtccaatcacattgaaGAGAGatataagcattgctattctttcacagtgcagtagaaacagtcttctaatgaaaacattacacatgaacTTGATAATTGTATTTGCTTCAATCATTTatttgactacttctacatccccactgtttgtagtacatgtatattgattgaCAAATTGTCAAATGTGAGTGTCACGACAAAGAAcgtggtaaatgtgatgtcttCATCAGAGTTTTTTTCCTGTAAACCCTTGCTGGAAATTCACAAAATGACCAAATGCATGTAAAGTACAGTAGAGGCTTCTGTACAAGATTTCAAGGTTCAATAACTCACCAATTTGCTATGTcatcacccaaaatcatattATGTAAGTTGGTAACAGTAATACATAACAGTGTGAAGTAAAGCAACCTGTACAAAACCCTCAATTACTGCTTGTGTTGATGTACGGTAGGACTGCTAGAGTACGGTAGTAAGGGCTATTGTAACATCGTCTATAATTAGTATCGCTTCTTACAATCCACTAGATTCCACGTGAAGATCAAGAAGCCTGTTTTGAAAAGGCACCATCTACACATGCCCATGTCATCTTGGCCACCAACATTGCAGAAAGCTCAGTTACCATACCAAATGTACGTGTTGTTATAGATTTTGGGTTGATGCGACAGATTCTGTATGATGAGAAGCGTCGGATGATGACCACAGAACAGACCTGGTGTTCCATGGCAAGTTTGCACCAAAGAGCTGGTTAGTAGGCCTCAGTCTATCGCTTCACATGATCAAAACATAGTGAAAATTGTACTGTTTTGAGTTGAGAGATTGTTTTTGCATGTGCCAATCTGTGCAtccataatacatcatttctgaGACAGGCAAtgtccaatttcattcaaaccttgcGCAAAGGTGATGTATCATATGggacacatgtatgtcatttagTTTCTCGACATATACGAAATTAAATTCACTGGTCACCATatctgtattttaaaaaatacagcaTAACCCAAAAACTGTAAAAaattcattcaagtgtctacccctattaTCAGGTGTAAGCTTTCTTTTCAGACCTTGAATTTTGAGGTTGACCCTTGAGGTCAGTtgtaaaaatcaatttcattctTGCATACTCTAGACACTTTGaagcaaaatattttataaGATCTTGAGCAcaggtataaaaaaaaacaagtgtgATACACATGTGCAGTTATTCATTTTgctgctcatatcacttttctgccaaatggcagccataatTTGCTGTAAAAATCAGCAGTTCGCGTAACAGCTCTCGAAACATTAGACATAGTGAATTAATTTAAGTGTTTACTCCTATAGTATCAGATGTTATCTTTTCTGCTTATATGACCTTTCAGTAAGTATCTTTAAATTTGACATTGATCTTTACCGTCTGAGTCAATTTCATCTCTCAGTCACACAGAAGTAAAGAACTTGAGGGAGACTGCCTTCTATCAAAACTCGTTGTTCTCTTTGTTATCTTGTCAGAAATATCACTGTGGGTGACCAGAAGTAATTCAGGACCAAAAAACTAGTGACACATTTTCAGCCCCATGAAAAGTTCACCATGTATTATCCATGAAGTACCAATCATGCTTCGAGTAATAATACAAATTAATTTCTATCTGTAATAATGTAGGTCGTGCTGGTAGAGTGTTTGATGGTAAAGTTGTAAGACTAATAGCTAAGAATTACTTTCAAAAGTGCCTGCCAAAGTATAATCTCCCTGAGTTGGTAACAAGTCCATTAGATAAGTCGATACTGAGAGTAAAAAACAACTTTCAATGAAGATAGCAGGGGACATGTCTCCTAGTGATTTACTTAAACGAGCTGTGCAACCACCTTTAATGGAACATTTTGATGATGCCGTAGAAAGTCTTGCTGACATCGGTGCCATCACAGGTGAGATATTATAATTGGTACATTTTAGAGAGATTTATGATAACAATTTAAATGTCATAATTGTACCTTGGTACCATGACCAGTCAAAGCCATTTCAATGATTATGGAATAATTCAGAAGTAGTATAAAGTTTGATTGTCTGAAATTGCATGAATTATCATTTGACTTGTTTTCTGACTGTAATTAAACAATGGCATTGAATTGAAATCACAACtaattcattttattgtttATCTATAACCTTCCTTTCTAATTACAGGGAATTCTGAGTTCGCAAATCTGACACTTCTTGGCCATGTGGCATTGAGACTACCTTTGGATTTAACCCTTTCACGTCTTGTTGTTTATGGTGTTCTCTTCAACTGTACTTGCGATGCTGTTGTTATGGCGGCAGCACTATCCTCACGAATGGACCCCTTTAGCCTGCCAACAACCTTGGTTAGTTGATATCATTCAAATTTCTGAGGATAATATTTGAACTCTTAGATAGATGCTGAAAGGAGAACGCCACTCTAGAAAGTAAATTTAAGGCATTTCAAAGAAAGTAATTTTCATTGTTTAACATCACATACATGTGAATTTCATGAGATTATCAAGAAACATGAAATTGGAAATGGAAATGGAATGGAAGACAAGTTCAAATAACATTAAACTTAGGGAGTCCAAAATATGTGCCCCTataagatttaatgtttatattttcagaaTATCAAGATATATATCTTAAGCTAAAAACAGTTGAATAACCTGGCCAACAGAGAAgaaaaacatataaacaatCTTTGAAAGCAACAGAAAGAACATTTCTGGTGGGTGCCATTGATAGAATTGGTTCCCCAGAAACTAATCAATTTGGGTGGTTactaatttcaaaataacaacagaaaatacaaaCTTATGTAAATAGATAAAGATATATAGGtgacaaacataaataaatacaaggaAGCTCATTGGATCTagtaacaacaaaaaataataaaaaaagaataGGTAACAagcattacatacatatataaaattacAATGGCAAATTAAAAGGAGACAAAAAATAAAGGTTATTCCCTCTGAAGATACTGCATTAAGGTTATCTTAATGATGAGTTGACCTCTAGGTTTGTCAGTATTATTTCAACCTCACGCTGCACATGCAAAATTCCTTAGATGATAACTTTCCATCAGTTGGCCCAGCAAGGGCAAAAAATGCAATTGAACAGTTTTTAAAGCAATTTGCCAAAATTCtaattatattgtacttgtgtatAATTATTCACTTCTAGGTAATGAAAAACCCTGAAGACTTCTTGAAGTCATTGAAACGTAGTTTCAAAGCCCGTGTAAGGTTTGATAATGGTGAGTACAGTGAGCCTATCATGTATCTAAATATGTTTAAAGCCTGGCTGAAGGAGAGGGCGTTAGACACAAGATATTGGGTTCGAAGAGAGAAATTCTGTTATGATAATGCTGTAAACCTACAAAGAATGGTTGATATGGAGAGTTCAGTTTGCGACATAGCTTCTCGTCTACATAGAGCTTTACCACGCAGAAGCGTGGCCCGCCGTAGTATTGATCATCTTCTCCAGATTCTGAGGTCAGAAGTTGGTGAAGATGATGTTTCAGATGGTGAAGATGGATGCCAGGATGATAATATGAGACCAAAAGATGATGTTCGTCTTATGGGAGACACATCAGAAGACAATAGCTTGTATGCCACACAGTTCACTGCAGAAGTGGACAAGGTGTTCTGTTCTGATACAGTGTTGTTGAAAACGTTACAAGTAGCAGCATTCAATCCAGCATTCTTGATCGGTGAAATTGGTAAAAACATTGCAAAGGATAAATTTGGTGAAAGAGCTACAaggtatgaatattaatgtgtCTATTTTTACTTGTGCAGCATCACTAATAATGTCTAAAGAGCATGCACGTACAGACATTGAACCAAAGATGTGTAAATATACACCACATGGTCATGTATGAGTGGTTTAGAGACAAAATACCTGACACACCTTAAAAACAGTATTAAGCCTAAAGGTTTCCTAAAACACTTATCTGTAAGACCTAATTACTAATgttaatttaaatttgtttttcaatttgacatttgaaagtGACTTCAACATTGGTGTATTGTATTCACTGGACTTTACATGAGAATTAGgtatcaattttgttttcatgaataaaacaattaaaGTATTAAgttttcttacttgaaaaaaacaatgtgaaataacatacacAAAGTCTGAATTTGTAACTTAATATTGTccctaaaaatattttgaaaatgtgtgattgtatgttattgtaagaaagattattatttgtaaattaaaacaaGTATTAAACACAAGTAACCACTTTGTCATCTGTCACGTCCCATAGAGTAAAACTTGGCCATACACTAAGTTTGCTTAGTAATGTACGTTGTGTTTACAGTTTATTTGTAAATTGGCCATGGCCCTGTACATGatcttttgcaatatatattaGGTAATGGATACTATTAAAGTAGGCCCATTGCTGTTTCACAATAATTTGTCAATGAGAAAAAACAtagtaaacatgatttaatgatatcattatattCAACTATTAATGGCAATGGTGGTGTTCtgttgattttcatttttacaggAATGAGAAGAAAATTGTAGAGGTTGGATATGACCCGAGAAATACAATAATACTGAATGGTTTGGAAGAAGTGCTTGCTGACAAGGATAAAAAAGAAATCTTACACAAGCTGATTAGTTTCACTTGTGATCCTGTGAGACATACTGGCTCGAAAAGTAAGAAATGCAGACAAGACAATAACCCTTTTCAACCCATAGTTCATTCTGCATATATGCAGCCTGTCTGTTTAACTGTGTATCATAAATCAGTACTGAGGATATCATGCATAAGTGTGCTTGCATGCACGCAcatgcgcgcgcgcacacacacacacacacacacacaccgacaATAGTTTTGTACATGCActcatacacatgcacatgcacatacatacatacatgcatgcatacatacatacatatacatacatacatacacatacatacatacatacatacatacatacacatacatacacacatatacatacatgcatatacatacatgcatgcatacatacatatgtacatatatatacattcacatacatacatacgtacgtatgtacgtacgtacatacatacatacatacataattatatacatacatacatacatacatacatacatacatacatactacagacagacagacagacagacagataggcagacacatagacacacatatgCTCATACAGAAAGACAGATACACCATAATACATAACCACACACATTATAAATGCCCCTGCAATGTGTCCAATGTCAGCATACTGTTGATTCAGCTCATTATTCTATATGGCATGTAACACTAGAAATACAAAATCTGATTATTTATCTATGAAGAGTTATTCCATGTTTCTTTGATAAAGGTACTTTCACTTGAATTCACTTCTTTATCGATGCTGCTTTATTATCTTGATAAGTATAGAACTTGATTATTAAGTCTATTTAGGTTGGGTTTCTGAACATTattgaacaattttattttacatcttttttttttttacctttttaataattgttttagTTTTATCTCTTCATTTTTTTACATTCCATACATCACACAGTTTGTTTTATAGTAAATATAAAGCCTTGACCTTTTAGGTTTGTTTATGTTAAAGatgaactttattttatttttgtgactTGTGAAGTGCCTCTATACAATTTTTTACTTTATCTTAATCATGTCATGCCTTGCTTTGTCAATATCTCCTCTCATCATATCTTATATCATCTTAAATTTAGGTCAGTTGATTTTGGAATTTGAGAAGACAAGTGACATAGACCCAGAGAATGCTGTTATCCATGACATCCCCCTCACAGCACACACAATGAACCAGTATGGATGTGGCAGACATGTGTTTAAAATCCAAGTCCCAAAAGACATACAGATTGAGAGTGTAACTGGTGACAACATTAAACAAATAGAGTTCCGCAGTCCAATACAGCCTTACCAACTGCAGTGGAAGTTATTAAATAGCTCTTATCCGGAACCACCACTAAGATGTTAGTTTAAATCAATGGACAATGGATTTAAAAAATAATCCCTGAgacagcatatatatatatatatatatttatatatatatatatatatatatatatatatatatatatatatatatatatata from Glandiceps talaboti chromosome 3, keGlaTala1.1, whole genome shotgun sequence carries:
- the LOC144433283 gene encoding uncharacterized protein LOC144433283 is translated as MFKAWLKERALDTRYWVRREKFCYDNAVNLQRMVDMESSVCDIASRLHRALPRRSVARRSIDHLLQILRSEVGEDDVSDGEDGCQDDNMRPKDDVRLMGDTSEDNSLYATQFTAEVDKVFCSDTVLLKTLQVAAFNPAFLIGEIGKNIAKDKFGERATRNEKKIVEVGYDPRNTIILNGLEEVLADKDKKEILHKLISFTCDPVRHTGSKSQLILEFEKTSDIDPENAVIHDIPLTAHTMNQYGCGRHVFKIQVPKDIQIESVTGDNIKQIEFRSPIQPYQLQWKLLNSSYPEPPLRCKLNGWRNPIGFACETRRIDHCAVAACLQGTSDPSTTRADGVTVLPPDCDGVLAIVLLMTFLPHQFDIEVGIRNECIKSVKFLGYEFPIPDDNPISGEILVLMNEVRKMLSELLNTSHTFTKMPDSNLSDGVQYLIHKVLSQEHVLYETTEESQPLCTTPFDERQLKKKSKKGRNKLSIYIQTKSEKRNADKSKFVYLKPFGLKHLGHHLGFDAHSLRKSMQTEYEEYEEDLTEIN